A part of Marinobacter szutsaonensis genomic DNA contains:
- the gyrA gene encoding DNA gyrase subunit A produces the protein MGELAKEILPVNIEDELKQSYLDYAMSVIVGRALPDVRDGLKPVHRRVLFAMSELGNDWNKAYKKSARVVGDVIGKYHPHGDSAVYDTIVRMAQPFSLRYPLVDGQGNFGSIDGDNAAAMRYTEIRMEKIAHSLLADLDKETVDYVDNYDGTERIPDVLPTRVPNLLVNGSSGIAVGMATNIPPHNLTEVVNGCLALIDNGDLTVDELMEYIPGPDFPTEGIINGRAGIVEAYRTGRGRIYIRARHEIEQDKKTGRESIIITELPYQLNKARLIEKIAELVKEKRVEGISELRDESNKEGIRVVIELRRGENADVVINNLFAHTQLETVFGINMVALINGEPKTLNLKEMLDAFLRHRREVVTRRTIYELRKARERGHILEGLTVALANIDEIIELIKQSPTAAEAKEKLMDKGWAPGDVLAMLERAGEDACRPDDLPEIYGLREGLYHLSPEQAQAILDLRLHRLTGLETEKLQNEYKEILEKIADLLDILGDPERLLQVIREELEAIVNDYGDDRRTEITSSRRDLTIADLIDEEDLVVTISHGGYAKTQAVEDYQAQRRGGRGKAATSMKDEDFIEKLLVANSHDTILCFSNRGKVYWLRVFEIPRGSRGSRGRPMVNILPLDEGERITTFLPVKDYPEDQFVLMATSNGVVKKTPLPNFSRPRSNGLIALNLDEGDTLVGAAITKGDAEVMLFSTAGKAVRFAEDQVRPMSRTARGVRGIRMPEGQHVVSLIIPEEGGVILTASEHGYGKRTAIDEFPTYSRGSQGVIAMQCSERNGDLVTALQLFDGDEMMLISDKGTLVRTRTDEVSVLSRNTQGVRLIRLSQEDERLVGVERIAESDDEEIEGEESEE, from the coding sequence ATGGGTGAGTTAGCCAAAGAGATCCTGCCGGTAAACATTGAAGACGAGTTGAAGCAGTCCTACCTCGATTACGCCATGAGCGTTATCGTCGGCCGGGCACTGCCGGATGTGCGCGACGGCCTCAAGCCGGTGCATCGTCGGGTGCTGTTCGCCATGTCCGAGCTGGGCAATGACTGGAACAAGGCCTATAAGAAGTCCGCCCGTGTGGTGGGTGATGTTATCGGTAAATACCACCCCCACGGTGACTCTGCGGTATACGACACCATCGTGCGTATGGCCCAGCCGTTCTCCCTGCGCTACCCGCTGGTGGATGGCCAGGGTAACTTCGGTTCCATTGACGGCGATAACGCGGCGGCCATGCGTTACACCGAAATCCGCATGGAGAAGATTGCTCACTCCCTGCTGGCGGATCTGGACAAGGAAACCGTTGATTACGTCGACAATTACGACGGCACCGAGCGGATTCCCGATGTGCTGCCGACCCGGGTTCCGAACCTGCTGGTGAACGGCTCTTCCGGTATCGCGGTGGGTATGGCCACCAATATCCCGCCCCACAACCTGACCGAAGTGGTCAACGGCTGTCTGGCGCTGATTGATAACGGCGACCTGACCGTGGATGAGCTCATGGAGTACATCCCCGGCCCGGATTTCCCGACCGAGGGCATCATCAACGGCCGTGCCGGTATTGTTGAGGCCTACCGCACCGGCCGTGGCCGCATCTATATCCGTGCCCGCCACGAGATCGAGCAGGACAAGAAAACCGGTCGCGAATCCATCATCATCACCGAGCTTCCTTACCAGCTCAACAAGGCCCGTCTGATCGAGAAGATCGCCGAGCTGGTTAAAGAAAAGCGTGTTGAAGGTATTTCCGAACTGCGGGACGAATCCAACAAGGAAGGTATCCGCGTTGTGATCGAGCTGCGCCGTGGTGAGAACGCCGACGTGGTGATCAACAACCTGTTCGCCCACACCCAACTGGAAACCGTGTTCGGTATCAACATGGTTGCCCTGATCAACGGCGAACCCAAGACCCTCAATCTGAAAGAAATGCTGGATGCGTTCCTGCGCCACCGTCGCGAGGTGGTGACCCGCCGGACCATCTACGAACTGCGCAAAGCCCGTGAGCGCGGCCATATTCTCGAAGGCTTGACCGTTGCCCTGGCCAACATCGACGAGATCATCGAGCTGATCAAGCAGTCCCCGACTGCGGCCGAGGCCAAAGAAAAGCTGATGGACAAGGGCTGGGCGCCGGGTGATGTGCTGGCCATGCTCGAGCGTGCCGGCGAAGATGCCTGCCGCCCCGATGACCTGCCGGAGATCTACGGTCTGCGCGAAGGCCTGTACCATCTGTCACCGGAACAGGCCCAGGCCATCCTGGATCTGCGTCTGCACCGCCTGACCGGTCTGGAAACCGAGAAGCTGCAGAACGAGTACAAGGAAATCCTCGAGAAGATCGCCGATCTGCTCGACATCCTGGGCGATCCGGAGCGCCTGCTGCAGGTGATCCGTGAAGAGCTGGAAGCCATTGTGAACGACTACGGCGACGACCGCCGTACTGAGATCACCAGCTCCCGCCGTGACCTGACCATCGCGGACCTGATCGACGAAGAGGACCTGGTGGTCACCATCTCCCATGGTGGTTACGCCAAGACCCAGGCGGTAGAAGATTACCAGGCCCAGCGCCGTGGTGGCCGTGGCAAGGCCGCTACCTCCATGAAGGACGAAGACTTCATCGAGAAGCTTCTGGTGGCCAATTCCCACGACACCATCCTGTGCTTCTCCAACCGTGGCAAGGTCTATTGGCTGCGGGTGTTCGAGATTCCCCGTGGCAGCCGTGGTTCCCGTGGCCGGCCGATGGTCAATATCCTGCCGCTGGACGAGGGTGAGCGTATCACCACCTTCCTGCCGGTGAAGGATTACCCGGAAGACCAGTTTGTGCTGATGGCCACCTCCAACGGTGTGGTCAAGAAGACCCCGCTGCCGAACTTCTCCCGTCCACGCAGCAATGGTCTGATCGCCCTGAACCTGGACGAGGGCGATACTCTGGTTGGCGCTGCCATCACCAAGGGTGATGCCGAGGTCATGCTGTTCTCCACCGCCGGCAAGGCCGTGCGCTTTGCCGAGGACCAGGTGCGGCCCATGAGCCGGACTGCCCGCGGCGTGCGCGGTATCCGGATGCCGGAAGGCCAGCACGTGGTGTCCCTGATCATCCCGGAAGAGGGCGGTGTGATCCTGACCGCCAGTGAGCACGGCTACGGCAAGCGCACGGCGATCGATGAGTTCCCCACCTACAGCCGTGGCAGCCAGGGCGTTATCGCCATGCAGTGCTCCGAGCGTAACGGTGACCTGGTCACCGCGCTCCAGCTGTTTGATGGCGATGAAATGATGCTGATTTCCGACAAGGGTACCCTGGTGCGCACCCGCACCGATGAGGTTTCCGTCCTGAGCCGGAATACTCAGGGGGTACGCCTGATTCGCCTGTCCCAGGAAGACGAGCGTCTGGTCGGCGTGGAGCGGATTGCAGAATCCGATGATGAAGAGATAGAAGGCGAGGAAAGCGAAGAATGA
- the hisC gene encoding histidinol-phosphate transaminase: MAVDYQSLAVKGVQALSPYQPGKPIEELARELGLKPAEIIKLASNENPLGPSEKALAAAREALSEMCLYPDGNGFDLKQALSERFGVGMDQITLGNGSNDVLEVIARCFADADSEVVFSQYAFAVYPLVTQAIGAKGVSVPAKDWGHDLDAMADAVTDRTRLVFVANPNNPTGTVHTADAIESFLTKIPEDVLVVLDEAYCEYLTGTEYPDGIELLERFPNLIVCRTFSKAWGLAALRVGYSISSPEIADILNRVRQPFNVDTVALAAATAVLGDEDYLNRSREVNAAGLKQLADGFDRMGLPYIPSAGNFIAVEVGEQALAIYHSLLEHGVIVRPIGGYGMPEHLRVSVGLAKENERFLDALAEALSAAGEGG; encoded by the coding sequence ATGGCAGTCGATTACCAGAGTCTTGCGGTTAAAGGTGTCCAGGCTTTGTCTCCCTACCAGCCGGGCAAACCGATCGAGGAACTGGCCCGGGAGCTGGGCCTGAAGCCCGCCGAGATCATCAAGCTGGCCAGTAACGAGAATCCTTTGGGACCCAGCGAAAAGGCACTGGCTGCCGCCCGGGAAGCACTGTCTGAAATGTGCCTGTATCCGGATGGCAACGGCTTTGATCTCAAGCAGGCGCTGTCTGAGCGCTTCGGCGTGGGCATGGATCAGATCACCCTGGGCAACGGTTCGAACGATGTCCTGGAAGTGATTGCCCGCTGCTTCGCCGATGCGGATTCCGAAGTGGTTTTCTCCCAGTATGCCTTTGCGGTTTATCCGCTGGTGACCCAGGCCATCGGCGCCAAAGGGGTCTCGGTGCCAGCGAAGGATTGGGGGCATGATCTCGATGCCATGGCAGATGCGGTGACCGACCGTACCCGCCTGGTATTCGTGGCCAACCCGAACAACCCGACCGGGACGGTGCACACCGCCGATGCGATTGAAAGCTTCCTGACGAAGATTCCGGAAGACGTACTCGTGGTGCTGGATGAAGCCTATTGCGAGTACCTGACCGGTACCGAGTACCCCGACGGTATTGAGCTCCTGGAACGTTTCCCCAACCTCATCGTCTGCCGAACCTTCTCCAAGGCGTGGGGTCTGGCCGCCTTGCGGGTGGGGTACAGCATCAGCTCTCCTGAGATTGCCGACATCCTCAACCGGGTCCGTCAGCCGTTCAACGTCGATACGGTGGCGCTTGCCGCGGCAACGGCCGTCCTGGGGGATGAGGATTATCTGAACCGTTCCCGCGAGGTGAATGCTGCCGGTCTGAAGCAATTAGCGGACGGCTTTGATCGTATGGGGCTGCCCTACATTCCTTCCGCCGGTAACTTCATCGCCGTGGAAGTGGGGGAGCAGGCCCTGGCGATTTACCATTCGTTGCTCGAGCATGGCGTCATCGTGCGGCCGATTGGCGGTTACGGAATGCCGGAACATCTACGGGTTTCTGTCGGCCTTGCCAAAGAAAACGAACGCTTCCTCGACGCCCTTGCCGAGGCCCTGAGTGCCGCCGGGGAGGGTGGCTGA
- a CDS encoding bifunctional prephenate dehydrogenase/3-phosphoshikimate 1-carboxyvinyltransferase — protein sequence MGDGEPLFKRVAIIGLGLIGGSLASAIRQHRLAGQVVGYDRRAEELALGEELGVIDVAAESLEQAVRGSDLVVLAVPVRATRAVLAEVKPFLDSDTVLSDVGSTKSSFVADVEAVFGELSPHVIPGHPIAGSEKSGIRAANPELFANHKVILTPADNAHQPDVERLRALWEGCGATVLTMSVAYHDEVLAATSHLPHLIAFSLVDTLAGEDENMDIFRYAAGGFRDFTRIAASDPVMWHDIFLSNRDAVLRVIDHFTHDLDQLRSAIAAGDGAMLLRVFSRAKAAREHFTKMLSGQAYVTNNSEKQVTFQLQPGGSIRGDIRVPGDKSMSHRSIMLGALAEGITEVKGFLEGEDSLATLQAFRDMGVTIEGPEDGFVRIHGVGMHGLQAPRGPLYLGNSGTAMRLFAGLLAAQPFDSELTGDASLSKRPMGRVADPLRAMGAVIDTAEGGRPPLKIRGGHKLTGIHYEMPVASAQVKSCLLLAGLYAEGVTSVTEPAPTRDHTERMLEGFGYHVHRDGATASVSGGGKLTACAIDVPADISSAAFFLVAGSIAPDSELVLRHVGMNPTRVGVINILRQMGADIEVLEEREIGGEPVADLRVRSAELKGIDIPEEQVPLAIDEFPVLFIAATCAQGRTVLRGAEELRVKESDRIQVMADGLAALGVETTVTPDGIIIDGGQEIGGGTLNSHGDHRIAMSFAVASLRATGPIEITDCANVATSFPSFVELAQQTGIQIRTEGGE from the coding sequence GTGGGCGACGGCGAGCCACTTTTCAAGCGCGTTGCCATTATCGGTCTGGGACTCATCGGTGGGTCCCTGGCCAGTGCCATCAGACAGCACCGGCTGGCCGGCCAGGTAGTCGGTTATGACCGGCGGGCCGAAGAGCTTGCCCTCGGCGAGGAGCTGGGTGTTATCGATGTTGCGGCCGAGTCACTCGAACAGGCCGTTCGCGGCAGTGATCTGGTGGTGCTGGCGGTTCCGGTACGCGCGACCCGTGCGGTGCTTGCAGAGGTCAAGCCGTTTCTCGACAGCGACACAGTTTTGTCCGATGTCGGCAGTACCAAATCCAGTTTTGTAGCGGACGTTGAAGCCGTTTTCGGTGAGCTTTCTCCCCACGTGATTCCCGGTCACCCGATTGCCGGTTCCGAAAAAAGCGGTATTCGGGCGGCCAATCCCGAGTTGTTTGCCAATCACAAGGTCATCCTGACACCGGCGGACAACGCCCATCAGCCCGATGTCGAGCGGCTCAGGGCGCTGTGGGAGGGATGTGGTGCCACCGTGTTGACCATGTCCGTGGCGTACCATGACGAAGTACTGGCCGCGACAAGCCACCTGCCGCATCTTATTGCCTTCTCCCTCGTGGACACCCTGGCGGGGGAAGACGAGAATATGGATATCTTCCGGTATGCCGCCGGCGGTTTCCGGGATTTTACCCGGATCGCGGCCAGCGACCCCGTGATGTGGCACGACATCTTTCTGTCGAACCGGGATGCGGTGCTCCGGGTTATCGACCACTTTACCCATGATCTGGACCAGTTGCGGTCTGCCATTGCCGCTGGCGATGGTGCAATGCTGCTCCGGGTCTTCAGTCGCGCCAAGGCGGCGCGGGAACACTTCACCAAAATGCTTTCAGGACAGGCGTACGTGACTAACAACAGCGAAAAGCAGGTAACCTTCCAGCTCCAGCCCGGTGGCTCCATCCGGGGTGATATCCGGGTTCCGGGTGACAAATCCATGTCCCACCGTTCCATCATGCTGGGTGCTCTGGCGGAGGGAATTACCGAGGTCAAAGGTTTCCTCGAAGGTGAAGACAGCCTGGCGACCCTGCAGGCGTTCCGTGACATGGGCGTGACCATCGAAGGCCCGGAAGACGGCTTCGTTCGCATCCACGGTGTCGGCATGCACGGCCTGCAGGCACCCCGGGGCCCGCTCTACCTGGGGAATTCCGGAACCGCCATGCGCCTGTTTGCCGGTTTGCTGGCCGCCCAACCGTTCGATTCCGAGCTGACCGGTGATGCCAGTCTGTCCAAGCGTCCCATGGGACGCGTTGCCGATCCGCTCCGGGCCATGGGTGCGGTGATCGACACCGCCGAGGGTGGCCGCCCGCCGCTGAAGATTCGTGGCGGTCATAAACTGACCGGCATTCATTATGAAATGCCCGTGGCCAGTGCCCAGGTCAAATCCTGCCTGTTACTGGCGGGCCTCTATGCCGAGGGCGTTACCTCGGTGACCGAACCTGCGCCGACACGGGACCATACCGAGCGCATGCTGGAGGGCTTTGGCTATCACGTTCACCGTGACGGCGCTACCGCCAGTGTGTCCGGCGGCGGCAAGCTGACTGCCTGCGCCATTGATGTGCCCGCGGATATTTCTTCCGCCGCCTTCTTCCTGGTGGCCGGGAGCATTGCCCCTGATTCCGAACTGGTGCTGCGTCATGTCGGCATGAATCCGACCCGGGTGGGGGTTATCAATATCCTGCGCCAGATGGGCGCCGATATCGAAGTGCTCGAGGAGCGGGAGATCGGCGGTGAGCCAGTGGCTGACCTGCGTGTACGCTCTGCCGAGCTCAAGGGCATCGATATCCCGGAAGAGCAGGTGCCCCTGGCTATCGACGAATTCCCTGTACTGTTCATCGCCGCCACCTGCGCGCAGGGCCGTACGGTGCTACGCGGTGCCGAGGAACTGCGGGTGAAAGAAAGCGACCGGATCCAGGTGATGGCGGACGGTCTGGCAGCCCTGGGCGTTGAGACGACGGTTACCCCGGATGGCATCATCATCGATGGTGGCCAGGAGATTGGCGGTGGAACGTTGAACAGCCACGGGGATCACCGCATTGCCATGTCGTTCGCGGTGGCATCCCTGAGGGCAACCGGACCGATCGAGATCACGGACTGCGCCAACGTTGCCACCTCCTTCCCCAGCTTTGTGGAGCTCGCGCAGCAGACCGGTATCCAGATCCGTACAGAAGGTGGTGAGTGA
- the cmk gene encoding (d)CMP kinase, translated as MADSKAPVIAVDGPGGSGKGTITQMLAQKLGWHLLDSGALYRLTALAAMRQGVSFDDEEGLVRVASSLDVSFEPTPAGQPAKVLLAGEDVTSEIRTETCGDNASRVAVMQPVRDALLQRQRDFRQVPGLVADGRDMGTVVFPDAPVKIFLTASAEERARRRFNQLKEAGVDVNIDALLEEIRVRDERDMNRSAAPLRPADDAQVIDSTGLSIEEVLDRCMAAAGQA; from the coding sequence ATGGCAGACAGCAAGGCACCGGTTATTGCGGTGGATGGCCCCGGTGGTTCAGGAAAGGGCACCATCACCCAGATGCTGGCGCAGAAGCTGGGCTGGCACCTGCTGGACAGTGGTGCCCTGTACCGCCTGACCGCGCTGGCGGCCATGCGTCAGGGCGTTTCCTTTGATGATGAAGAGGGACTGGTCCGGGTGGCGTCCTCGCTGGACGTGAGCTTCGAGCCGACCCCGGCCGGTCAGCCGGCGAAAGTGTTGCTGGCAGGGGAGGATGTGACCTCCGAGATTCGCACCGAGACTTGCGGTGACAACGCCTCCCGGGTGGCGGTCATGCAGCCGGTCCGGGATGCGTTGTTGCAGAGGCAGCGGGACTTTCGCCAGGTGCCCGGCCTGGTCGCCGATGGCCGCGACATGGGCACGGTGGTGTTCCCGGATGCGCCAGTGAAAATCTTCCTGACGGCCAGCGCCGAGGAACGTGCCCGGCGACGTTTTAACCAGTTGAAGGAAGCGGGTGTCGATGTTAATATTGATGCCCTTTTAGAGGAGATACGGGTTCGTGACGAACGGGATATGAACCGTTCCGCAGCCCCTCTCAGGCCCGCAGATGATGCGCAAGTCATTGATTCTACGGGGTTGAGTATAGAAGAGGTGTTGGACAGGTGTATGGCCGCAGCAGGTCAGGCCTGA
- the pheA gene encoding prephenate dehydratase, whose amino-acid sequence MTDEKTRLGELRDEIDSIDQQIMDLISARARCAQEVAHVKMAANPDEDVFFYRPEREAQVLRRIKEHNPGPLPAEEMARLFREIMSACLALEKPMHIAFLGPIGTFTQAAALKHFGHSVISVPLPAIDAVFREVESGAAHYGVVPVENSTEGMINHTLDMFMSSPLKICGEVQLRIHHHLLVSPKHKDQEITRIYSHQQSFAQCRQWLDTHRYGIERVTVSSNAEAARRAAEEPGTAAIAGDMAAELYGLEKLANSIEDRPDNTTRFLIIGREEVPASGHDKSSILVSMRNKPGALYQLLEPFHRHGISLTRIETRPSPSGTWAYVFYIDFEGHMEDETVRKVLAEVDEEAVELKRLGSYPIGVL is encoded by the coding sequence ATGACGGACGAGAAGACCCGTCTGGGCGAACTGCGTGACGAAATCGACAGTATTGACCAGCAGATCATGGACCTTATCAGTGCCCGGGCCCGCTGTGCCCAGGAAGTGGCCCATGTAAAGATGGCTGCGAATCCGGACGAGGATGTGTTCTTTTACCGTCCCGAGCGCGAGGCCCAGGTGCTGCGTCGTATCAAGGAGCACAATCCGGGGCCGCTGCCCGCCGAGGAGATGGCGCGGCTGTTCCGTGAAATCATGTCCGCCTGCCTGGCGCTGGAAAAGCCGATGCACATCGCTTTCCTGGGGCCGATCGGTACCTTTACCCAGGCGGCGGCGCTGAAGCATTTCGGTCATTCCGTGATCAGCGTACCGTTGCCGGCCATCGACGCGGTCTTCCGCGAAGTGGAGTCCGGTGCAGCCCACTATGGCGTGGTGCCGGTGGAGAACTCCACCGAAGGCATGATCAACCACACTCTGGACATGTTCATGTCATCGCCGCTGAAGATCTGCGGTGAGGTGCAGTTGCGGATTCACCACCACCTGCTGGTGTCTCCGAAGCACAAGGACCAGGAAATCACCCGAATTTATTCCCACCAGCAGTCCTTTGCCCAGTGCCGGCAGTGGCTGGATACTCATCGCTACGGCATCGAGCGGGTGACCGTGTCCAGTAATGCCGAGGCCGCCCGCCGCGCCGCCGAAGAGCCGGGCACAGCTGCCATTGCCGGGGATATGGCAGCGGAACTGTATGGTCTCGAGAAACTGGCCAACAGCATCGAGGATCGTCCGGACAACACCACCCGGTTCCTGATCATCGGTCGTGAAGAGGTTCCGGCCAGCGGTCACGACAAGTCCTCCATCCTGGTGTCCATGCGCAACAAGCCCGGCGCGCTGTATCAGCTGCTGGAGCCGTTCCACCGTCACGGCATCAGTCTGACCCGCATCGAGACCCGGCCATCGCCCAGTGGTACCTGGGCCTACGTGTTCTACATCGACTTCGAGGGACACATGGAGGACGAAACCGTCCGTAAGGTACTGGCCGAGGTGGATGAAGAGGCGGTGGAGCTCAAGCGGCTCGGTTCCTACCCAATCGGCGTTTTGTAA
- the serC gene encoding 3-phosphoserine/phosphohydroxythreonine transaminase, which produces MSRAFNFCAGPATLPEPVLKQARDEMLDWRGTGMSVMEMSHRSDEFVAIAETAEKDLRELAGISDDYAVLFMQGGASSQFSTIPLNLLGDKTSADYVNTGIWSKKAIAEAKRYGDVNVVASSEDSGFTTVPEQATWNTNADAAYLHYTPNETIGGLEFDFTPESGDVPLVADMSSTMLSRPVDVSRYGLIYAGAQKNIGPSGLVVVIIRKDLLGKARKETPTMMNYQVIADNGSMYNTPATYSWYLAGLVFKWLKEQGGVKAMGEINYRKAKKLYDFIDANDFYANPIEPRFRSWMNVPFTLADDALNDDFLKGADARRLLNLKGHRSVGGMRASIYNAMPEAGVDALIQYMTEFAKERG; this is translated from the coding sequence ATGAGCAGGGCGTTCAACTTTTGCGCGGGGCCGGCTACCTTGCCGGAGCCCGTGCTGAAACAGGCCCGGGACGAAATGCTGGACTGGCGTGGTACCGGCATGTCGGTGATGGAAATGAGCCACCGCAGCGACGAGTTCGTGGCTATTGCCGAAACTGCCGAGAAAGACCTGCGTGAATTGGCCGGAATTTCAGATGATTACGCTGTACTCTTCATGCAGGGTGGAGCTTCAAGCCAGTTCTCCACTATCCCGCTTAACCTGCTCGGCGACAAAACCTCGGCGGATTACGTCAACACCGGCATCTGGTCCAAGAAGGCGATTGCCGAGGCCAAGCGCTACGGTGACGTGAACGTGGTTGCCAGTTCCGAGGACAGCGGTTTTACCACCGTGCCGGAACAGGCCACCTGGAACACCAATGCTGATGCCGCCTACCTGCATTACACCCCGAACGAGACCATTGGCGGCCTGGAATTCGATTTCACACCGGAAAGCGGAGATGTACCCCTGGTGGCGGACATGTCCTCCACCATGCTGTCCCGGCCGGTGGATGTGTCCCGCTACGGGCTGATCTACGCCGGCGCCCAGAAGAACATCGGCCCGTCAGGCCTGGTGGTGGTCATCATCCGCAAGGACCTGCTCGGCAAGGCCCGCAAGGAAACGCCGACGATGATGAATTACCAGGTCATCGCTGATAACGGCTCCATGTACAACACCCCGGCGACCTATTCCTGGTACCTGGCGGGGCTGGTGTTCAAGTGGCTGAAAGAGCAGGGCGGCGTCAAGGCCATGGGCGAGATCAACTATCGCAAGGCGAAGAAACTGTATGACTTCATCGACGCCAACGATTTTTACGCCAACCCGATTGAGCCCCGCTTCCGCTCCTGGATGAACGTACCATTCACCCTGGCCGACGATGCCCTGAATGACGACTTCCTCAAGGGTGCGGACGCCCGGAGGCTCCTGAACCTCAAGGGCCATCGCTCCGTGGGCGGGATGCGCGCCAGCATCTATAACGCCATGCCCGAAGCGGGTGTTGACGCACTGATCCAGTACATGACGGAATTTGCGAAGGAGCGTGGCTGA